The Aggregatilinea lenta genome includes a region encoding these proteins:
- a CDS encoding glycosyltransferase family 4 protein: protein MRIGFVATRIAGVDGVSLEILKIAAILRDLGHGSFYLAGELGAFAQPGMEVPAFHFKHPEAVALHDEAFSGPEESRDLYRRIARAAEPLKARLYEFVERYQLDAIITQNAQAIPMQIPLGVALRDFIDETHIPTLAHCHDFYWERDRFIVNRIPDILQTAFPSEGTSTQIMVINTAMQRELYARRKLKATVLPNIFDFETPAPTLDDYSRHVREDLNLAPEDRLILQPTRIIRRKNIERAVELVRLMQDRDALRRYVLVVTGYAGDETDTYYEWLLRQVQINGVEARFIGDRIVEQRAERDGQRLYTLWDVYPHADLISYLSSYEGFGNALLETLYFRKPLVVNAYIPYRSDIKPAGVQAVEIREEVTPDTARAALALLDDPAAVRRMVEHNYQVGLDHFSYHAVMPILQRLLGG from the coding sequence ATGCGCATCGGGTTTGTTGCGACTCGTATCGCCGGGGTGGATGGCGTCTCGCTGGAAATCCTGAAGATCGCGGCCATCCTGCGCGATCTGGGACACGGCAGCTTTTATCTGGCGGGGGAGCTGGGCGCGTTCGCGCAGCCGGGCATGGAAGTGCCCGCGTTTCATTTCAAGCACCCGGAGGCCGTCGCGCTGCACGACGAAGCGTTTTCCGGCCCGGAGGAATCGCGCGATCTATACCGGCGCATCGCGCGCGCAGCGGAACCGTTGAAGGCGCGGCTGTACGAGTTCGTGGAGCGCTACCAACTGGATGCGATCATCACGCAGAACGCCCAGGCGATCCCGATGCAGATCCCGCTCGGCGTGGCGCTGCGCGACTTCATCGACGAGACGCATATCCCCACGCTGGCCCACTGTCACGACTTCTACTGGGAGCGCGACCGCTTCATCGTGAACCGCATCCCCGACATTTTGCAGACGGCGTTCCCGTCCGAAGGTACCTCCACGCAGATCATGGTGATCAACACGGCCATGCAGCGCGAGCTGTACGCGCGGCGCAAGCTGAAGGCGACCGTGCTGCCCAACATCTTCGACTTCGAGACGCCTGCGCCCACGCTGGACGACTACAGCCGCCACGTGCGCGAGGATCTGAACCTCGCGCCGGAAGATCGCCTGATCTTGCAGCCAACGCGTATCATCCGGCGTAAGAACATCGAGCGCGCCGTCGAGCTGGTGCGCCTGATGCAGGATCGGGACGCGCTGCGGCGGTACGTGCTGGTGGTGACCGGCTATGCGGGCGACGAAACGGACACGTACTACGAGTGGCTGCTGCGGCAGGTGCAGATCAACGGCGTGGAAGCGCGCTTCATTGGGGATCGCATCGTGGAGCAGCGCGCCGAGCGCGACGGCCAGCGCCTGTATACGCTGTGGGATGTGTACCCGCACGCGGACCTGATCAGCTATCTGAGTTCCTACGAGGGGTTTGGAAACGCGCTGCTGGAAACGCTCTACTTCCGCAAGCCGCTGGTGGTCAACGCCTATATCCCCTACCGCTCGGACATCAAACCGGCGGGCGTGCAGGCGGTCGAGATCCGCGAGGAGGTCACGCCGGACACGGCGCGCGCCGCGCTGGCTCTGCTGGACGATCCGGCGGCGGTGCGGCGCATGGTCGAGCACAACTATCAGGTGGGCCTCGATCACTTCTCGTACCACGCCGTCATGCCGATCTTGCAGCGCCTGCTGGGCGGGTGA
- a CDS encoding LacI family DNA-binding transcriptional regulator — protein MKVTLKTIAEEAGLSVTTVSRALAGYDDVNEETRQRIAAIAERLGYQPNLTARHLRSKFTDTIGMVIPRTAYFSDSFFMELLAGVGRQASEYGFDLLLSVQMSGDPEMAAYRRMVAGARVDGMVLSRILRHDPRIDYLQSVEHPFVAFGRSDQDDYPFIDVDGALGVCQLVGHFVAYGHRRIGMIRSPQELAFTPIRVQGYRDGLKEAGLDYDETLVVDGDLTQLSGQQAAEALLARPDPPTAIIACNDLMALGAMTALKAMGRRVGTDVAVAGFDDIAASAVADPPLTTVRQPIYDIGCLLVTQLVHILRGTSFDDDRTSIAPELIVRASSGSPRS, from the coding sequence ATGAAAGTTACACTTAAGACCATCGCTGAAGAAGCAGGACTTTCGGTTACCACGGTGTCCCGTGCGCTTGCCGGGTACGACGACGTCAACGAAGAAACCCGCCAGCGCATCGCCGCAATTGCCGAGCGTCTGGGCTACCAGCCCAACCTGACCGCGCGCCATCTTCGCAGCAAATTCACCGACACTATCGGCATGGTGATTCCGCGCACCGCCTACTTCTCGGACTCCTTCTTCATGGAGCTGCTGGCCGGGGTTGGGCGGCAGGCGTCGGAGTATGGCTTCGACTTGCTTCTGTCCGTCCAGATGTCCGGCGACCCGGAAATGGCGGCCTACCGGCGCATGGTGGCGGGCGCGCGCGTGGATGGCATGGTGCTCTCGCGTATTCTGCGCCACGACCCGCGCATCGATTACCTGCAATCGGTTGAGCACCCCTTCGTGGCGTTTGGCCGCTCGGACCAGGACGACTACCCGTTCATCGACGTGGACGGCGCGCTGGGGGTTTGCCAGCTCGTCGGGCACTTCGTCGCCTACGGCCACCGGCGGATTGGCATGATCCGCTCGCCGCAGGAGCTGGCCTTCACGCCGATCCGTGTGCAAGGCTACCGGGACGGGCTAAAAGAAGCGGGCCTGGACTACGACGAGACGCTGGTGGTTGATGGCGACCTGACGCAGTTGAGCGGGCAGCAGGCGGCGGAAGCGCTGTTGGCGCGCCCCGATCCGCCGACCGCGATTATCGCCTGCAACGACCTGATGGCCCTGGGCGCGATGACGGCTCTGAAGGCGATGGGCCGGCGCGTGGGGACGGATGTCGCCGTCGCCGGATTCGACGACATCGCCGCGTCCGCCGTGGCCGATCCGCCGCTGACCACCGTGCGCCAGCCGATTTACGACATCGGCTGCCTGCTGGTGACCCAACTCGTGCATATCCTGCGCGGCACATCCTTTGATGATGACCGCACGTCGATTGCTCCTGAACTGATCGTACGCGCATCCAGCGGGAGTCCTCGTTCCTGA
- a CDS encoding ABC transporter substrate-binding protein — MSQKKLRSLAIILLVVALTGIGSVVVQAQGDDQVTFLSTQFNIVEESEAFRGILDGFGGSVDFIPSEEGPAIDLLRAESESGEGTTDVLGALHGTFPPLANDDLLFDLTDLLTTIEADYDLNDAYVELGKLGTEDYQYYIPWMQATYVMAANVDALEYLPEGADINALTWDQFAEWSKNIYDATGEAKVGFPVKGLFHRFLEGYIYPSYTGGMVTGFKSPEAVTMFEFLRDDLWPYVHPQSINYDFMQQPLLSGEVLVAFDHTARLRDAFEQEPDQFVAFPAPSGPAGLGYMPVVVGLSMPYTSPNPDGAEALIQYLVEPSTQGAVLAELGFFPVVAGAETGDLSAGMQKIADAVQTQATGDAALPALLPVGLGERGGEINEIYRNAFTRIIQDGEDIQTVLDEEGASLQALLDDTGAPCWVPDAPSEGACQLQ; from the coding sequence ATGTCTCAGAAGAAACTTCGCTCCCTGGCAATCATCCTCCTGGTCGTCGCGCTGACCGGCATCGGCAGCGTGGTGGTCCAGGCACAGGGAGACGATCAGGTCACATTTTTGTCCACGCAGTTCAACATCGTTGAAGAGAGCGAAGCGTTCCGTGGGATTCTCGACGGCTTCGGCGGCTCGGTCGATTTCATCCCGTCCGAAGAAGGCCCCGCCATTGACCTGCTGCGCGCGGAATCGGAATCGGGCGAAGGCACGACGGACGTCCTCGGCGCGCTGCACGGTACCTTCCCGCCGCTCGCTAACGACGACCTGCTGTTCGACCTGACCGATCTGCTGACTACCATCGAAGCCGACTATGACCTCAACGACGCCTACGTCGAACTGGGCAAGCTGGGCACCGAAGACTACCAGTACTACATCCCGTGGATGCAGGCGACCTACGTCATGGCCGCCAACGTCGACGCGCTGGAATACCTGCCGGAAGGCGCGGACATCAACGCCCTGACGTGGGACCAGTTCGCCGAATGGTCCAAGAACATCTACGACGCGACGGGCGAAGCCAAGGTCGGCTTCCCGGTCAAGGGTCTGTTCCACCGTTTCCTCGAAGGCTACATCTACCCGTCGTACACGGGCGGCATGGTGACCGGGTTCAAGTCCCCCGAGGCCGTGACGATGTTCGAGTTCCTGCGTGACGACCTGTGGCCTTACGTGCACCCGCAGTCGATCAACTACGACTTCATGCAGCAGCCGCTGCTCTCCGGCGAAGTGCTGGTCGCGTTCGACCACACCGCCCGCCTGCGCGATGCATTCGAGCAGGAACCCGATCAGTTCGTGGCCTTCCCCGCGCCCTCCGGCCCGGCGGGCCTGGGCTACATGCCGGTCGTGGTCGGCCTGAGCATGCCCTACACCTCCCCGAATCCTGACGGCGCGGAAGCGCTGATCCAGTACCTCGTCGAGCCGTCGACGCAGGGCGCGGTCCTGGCCGAACTGGGCTTCTTCCCGGTGGTTGCGGGCGCTGAGACCGGCGACCTGTCGGCGGGCATGCAGAAGATCGCGGACGCCGTCCAGACGCAGGCGACAGGCGACGCGGCGCTCCCGGCGCTGCTGCCGGTGGGCCTCGGCGAGCGCGGCGGCGAGATCAACGAGATCTACCGCAACGCCTTCACGCGCATCATTCAGGACGGCGAGGATATCCAGACCGTTCTGGACGAAGAGGGCGCCTCCCTCCAGGCGCTGCTGGACGACACGGGCGCACCGTGCTGGGTCCCGGATGCGCCGAGCGAAGGCGCGTGCCAGCTTCAGTAA
- a CDS encoding carbohydrate ABC transporter permease, which yields MAKRKFNIAPYLLILPSFIYLVLFFAWPMGRSLQLAFQKDAEILPVRTAVGDDMDVVGYLPMQIEVAITDRERSEETLPNGRTRPVYWFKIAGESEEGEQVEGWVNQKYLQVQSRTESTSARVVSGEGTQEWTLDYVKRMVNDHNFMDALTTTLILLVLILPIQFALAITMALVLQARLKGSTIFLYIYAIPLGISDLAAGLVWVNIFTQHGFLNTFLQRLGIIDSPYIFLSAENKHWMIVAIVLAEVWRATSIVMVIVVSGLQSIPDEYLEAGQLFGASLWQRLRHIILPLLRPSLQVALILRTILAFQVFAVVVALTGGRVITVLAYETYRWYDPGDSGFNNPHVAAAYAGFIMLISLVFSVVYLRTVRTQEQGAST from the coding sequence ATGGCGAAGCGCAAGTTTAACATCGCCCCCTACCTGTTGATCCTGCCCTCGTTCATTTATCTGGTTCTGTTCTTCGCCTGGCCGATGGGCCGTTCGCTGCAGTTGGCGTTTCAGAAAGACGCCGAGATCCTGCCCGTGCGCACGGCGGTAGGTGACGACATGGACGTGGTCGGCTATCTGCCGATGCAGATCGAAGTGGCGATCACCGACCGGGAGCGCAGCGAAGAGACGCTGCCCAATGGCCGTACGCGCCCGGTGTACTGGTTCAAGATCGCGGGCGAGAGCGAGGAAGGCGAGCAAGTCGAAGGCTGGGTGAACCAGAAATACCTCCAGGTGCAGTCCCGCACCGAGTCCACGTCGGCGCGCGTCGTCAGCGGCGAGGGCACCCAAGAGTGGACGCTGGACTACGTCAAGCGCATGGTCAACGACCACAACTTCATGGACGCGCTGACCACCACGTTGATCCTGCTGGTGCTCATTCTGCCGATCCAGTTCGCGCTGGCGATCACGATGGCGCTGGTGCTTCAGGCCCGCTTGAAGGGCAGCACGATCTTCCTGTACATCTACGCGATCCCGCTCGGCATTTCAGACCTGGCGGCGGGTCTGGTGTGGGTCAACATCTTCACGCAGCACGGCTTCCTGAACACCTTTTTGCAGCGGCTGGGGATTATCGACAGCCCCTATATTTTCCTGTCCGCCGAAAACAAGCACTGGATGATTGTTGCGATCGTGCTGGCGGAGGTGTGGCGCGCGACGTCCATCGTGATGGTGATCGTCGTCTCCGGCTTGCAGTCAATTCCCGACGAATATCTGGAAGCGGGCCAGCTCTTTGGCGCGAGCCTGTGGCAGCGCCTGCGCCACATTATTCTGCCGCTGCTGCGGCCCAGCCTGCAGGTCGCGCTGATCCTGCGCACCATCCTGGCGTTCCAGGTGTTCGCGGTGGTCGTGGCGCTGACCGGCGGACGTGTGATCACCGTGCTGGCCTATGAAACGTACCGTTGGTACGATCCGGGTGACTCCGGCTTCAACAATCCACACGTCGCGGCGGCCTACGCCGGATTCATTATGCTGATCTCACTGGTCTTTTCCGTGGTTTATCTGCGCACCGTACGGACCCAGGAGCAAGGGGCGTCAACATGA
- a CDS encoding carbohydrate ABC transporter permease: MTSAAQSRTTPRSVALDAEQKRALRNLRLRRASIYALAILIAVWILAPIWLIATMAFSTQADVYAYPKQVVPVPFTTATMDFFLNYAGILDATLNSVIVAVLTLVFSTTIAVPAGYAVSRYLFPGRNSYRLVILAVRAFPIVILAVPLAVTFLQWGLYDKVYSVALMHTALTLPTTILVVSSVFASVPVEFEEAARVFGASPLRAFVRVVLPLVLPGIAASAIFTFVMSWNEVFAATLLTVRNRTLPALILYTLNKSSLQFQYAGGFFMLVPSMIFIFFIRRYLFNMWGQITK, translated from the coding sequence ATGACCTCAGCTGCACAATCACGCACCACGCCGCGCTCGGTTGCGCTCGACGCAGAGCAAAAGCGCGCGCTGCGCAACTTGCGGCTCCGGCGGGCGAGCATCTATGCGCTGGCGATCCTGATCGCCGTCTGGATTCTGGCCCCGATCTGGCTGATCGCGACGATGGCGTTCAGCACCCAGGCAGACGTCTACGCCTACCCCAAGCAGGTCGTGCCGGTGCCATTCACGACCGCCACGATGGATTTCTTCCTGAACTATGCGGGCATCCTCGACGCCACGCTGAACAGCGTGATCGTCGCGGTGCTGACGCTGGTGTTCTCGACCACGATCGCTGTCCCGGCGGGCTATGCCGTCTCGCGCTACCTGTTCCCCGGGCGCAACTCGTACCGGCTGGTCATCCTGGCCGTGCGCGCCTTCCCGATCGTGATCCTGGCCGTGCCGCTGGCGGTGACGTTCTTGCAGTGGGGCCTCTATGACAAGGTGTACAGCGTGGCGCTGATGCACACCGCCCTGACGCTGCCGACGACGATCCTGGTGGTGTCGAGCGTATTCGCCAGCGTGCCGGTGGAGTTCGAAGAAGCGGCGCGGGTGTTCGGCGCGTCGCCGCTGCGGGCGTTCGTGCGCGTGGTCCTGCCGCTGGTGCTGCCGGGCATCGCCGCCTCCGCGATTTTCACGTTCGTGATGTCGTGGAACGAGGTGTTCGCGGCCACGCTGCTGACCGTGCGCAACCGCACTCTGCCCGCGTTGATTCTCTACACGCTGAACAAGTCGTCGCTCCAGTTCCAGTATGCGGGCGGGTTCTTCATGCTGGTGCCGTCGATGATCTTCATCTTCTTCATCCGCCGCTACCTGTTTAACATGTGGGGCCAGATCACGAAATAA
- a CDS encoding ABC transporter ATP-binding protein: protein MAEIRVESAIKRFGKVTAVDNVSLTVKDQEFVVLLGPSGCGKTTLLRAIAGLGMVDSGRITIGDRDVTYLPPKDRGISMVFQSYAIFPHMKVYDNVAFGLQMKRAPKDEIEQRVQRASRLLHIEEYLDRYPAQLSGGQRQRVAVARAIAVRTEVLLMDEPLSNLDALLRLEMRAELKRLLAEINATTIYVTHDQIEALSMGDRIAVMRNGQLLQFDSPMKVYDMPADRFVGGFIGSPPMNFLEGQVQRKDGATQVMLSGHALTPTPEMAPVLAKYDGQPIVVGIRAENMEAIAEPTPDGLKVKVLVVEPLGSQNLLTIQIGRDVIKVSTHPDFRATPNQDIWIHFPIDKIRWIDRETGRTLIPDLEKLIAP, encoded by the coding sequence ATGGCCGAAATACGCGTAGAGAGCGCCATCAAGCGCTTCGGAAAAGTGACGGCGGTCGATAACGTCAGCCTGACGGTCAAGGACCAGGAGTTCGTGGTGCTGCTCGGCCCCAGCGGGTGCGGCAAGACGACGTTGCTGCGCGCCATCGCCGGACTGGGCATGGTCGATTCGGGCCGCATCACGATCGGCGACCGGGACGTGACCTACCTGCCGCCGAAGGATCGCGGGATCTCGATGGTGTTCCAGAGCTATGCCATCTTCCCGCACATGAAGGTCTACGACAACGTGGCCTTCGGCCTGCAAATGAAGCGCGCGCCGAAGGATGAGATCGAACAGCGCGTGCAGCGTGCGTCAAGGCTGCTGCACATCGAGGAGTATCTGGATCGCTATCCGGCGCAGCTCAGCGGTGGCCAGCGCCAGCGTGTGGCCGTAGCACGCGCGATCGCGGTGCGCACCGAGGTGCTGCTGATGGACGAGCCGCTCAGCAACCTCGACGCGCTGCTGCGCCTGGAAATGCGCGCGGAGCTGAAGCGACTGCTGGCCGAGATCAACGCCACGACGATCTACGTCACGCACGACCAGATCGAAGCGCTGAGCATGGGCGACCGCATCGCCGTGATGCGCAACGGCCAGCTGTTGCAGTTCGACTCGCCGATGAAGGTCTACGACATGCCCGCCGACCGCTTTGTGGGCGGCTTCATCGGCTCGCCGCCGATGAACTTCCTCGAAGGGCAGGTGCAGCGCAAGGACGGGGCGACGCAGGTCATGCTGAGCGGCCACGCCCTGACGCCCACGCCGGAAATGGCTCCGGTCCTGGCGAAGTATGACGGGCAGCCGATCGTGGTGGGCATCCGCGCCGAAAACATGGAAGCGATCGCGGAGCCTACACCGGACGGGCTTAAGGTCAAAGTGCTGGTGGTCGAGCCGCTGGGGTCGCAGAACCTGCTGACGATCCAGATCGGGCGGGACGTGATCAAAGTCTCGACGCATCCCGACTTCCGCGCCACACCCAACCAGGACATCTGGATCCACTTCCCGATCGACAAGATCCGCTGGATCGACCGGGAGACGGGCCGGACGCTGATCCCGGACCTGGAAAAGCTCATCGCGCCATGA
- a CDS encoding glycoside hydrolase family 125 protein, giving the protein MSAGIDLPAPLDAAQGVKPLDFGGHGITGSVDEYGRLIALNTYHAAHGYVTLTAAAPFPEAERYNPAAVRAYRAGLAALDGFGPLISKPVRTREAYLLEGAIPHVRLTLEDGSTLESTTFASVGGVIQIWRGDVKPLRFVGTLSVQRCAYTQLTEGGPVVMPSIRTRAELFDGVLTLENPALYTTVAIAGFAPDLVWQAEQDGPLTLDLPLATDAPGLVFTFGSDPLLTREDMLSMAQVDVDLALRRERRDWVARRPPDARDPVVWRGLVYGEMLAVPVGEPLCILTDHMLLPLSWNRDAYYVARALLSWGDPIAVDVVRRHLLWMFETADRPGGAWGRCYLANGRVKDPAYQLDQQVFPLIELAEYVAETGDGATWERLRDHVPAVLQALLARRDSAAGLFPTDETPADDPMAFPFHFSSHVLIWRAVKLLNGLDDSLDYEALADEIREQALVAFATQRDGVPLFAYATDGAGQVHFYHDANDVPLALAPVWGFVEPDDPVWRATVDFAFSPANVGGYYAGRLGSVHTRAAWPLGDAQDIIVARTLKDADRERRAWERLHAAAQWDGALPEAVDPATNAVASRHWFAWPNALAAWLALDESG; this is encoded by the coding sequence ATGAGCGCAGGCATCGATCTGCCCGCGCCGCTCGATGCAGCCCAGGGCGTCAAGCCGCTCGACTTCGGCGGGCACGGCATCACCGGCAGCGTCGATGAATACGGGCGGCTGATCGCGCTGAACACATACCACGCCGCGCACGGCTACGTCACGCTGACCGCTGCCGCGCCGTTCCCCGAAGCGGAGCGGTACAACCCGGCGGCGGTGCGTGCCTATCGTGCCGGACTCGCCGCGCTGGATGGGTTTGGGCCGCTCATCAGCAAGCCAGTGAGGACGCGTGAGGCATATTTGCTGGAAGGCGCGATCCCGCACGTGCGCCTGACGCTGGAAGACGGCTCGACCCTCGAAAGCACGACCTTCGCCTCGGTCGGCGGCGTGATCCAGATCTGGCGCGGCGATGTGAAGCCGCTGCGTTTCGTGGGCACGCTCTCCGTGCAGCGCTGCGCCTATACCCAGCTCACCGAGGGTGGGCCGGTCGTCATGCCGTCGATCCGAACGCGCGCCGAATTATTCGACGGCGTGCTGACGCTCGAAAACCCCGCGCTGTACACCACAGTGGCAATCGCCGGGTTTGCGCCGGATCTTGTCTGGCAGGCAGAGCAGGATGGTCCGCTGACGCTCGATCTGCCGCTTGCGACGGATGCGCCGGGACTGGTTTTCACGTTCGGATCGGATCCTCTTCTTACGCGGGAGGATATGCTCTCAATGGCGCAAGTGGATGTCGATCTTGCGCTGCGGCGGGAACGGCGAGATTGGGTGGCGCGGCGCCCGCCGGATGCGCGCGATCCGGTCGTGTGGCGCGGGCTGGTCTACGGGGAAATGCTGGCCGTGCCGGTCGGGGAGCCGCTCTGCATCCTGACCGACCACATGCTGCTGCCGCTGTCGTGGAACCGGGATGCGTACTACGTCGCGCGGGCGCTGCTCAGTTGGGGCGATCCTATCGCCGTGGACGTGGTGCGCCGCCACCTGCTGTGGATGTTCGAGACGGCGGACCGGCCCGGCGGCGCGTGGGGCCGCTGCTATCTGGCGAACGGGCGCGTCAAAGACCCGGCGTACCAGCTCGACCAACAGGTGTTCCCGCTGATCGAGTTGGCCGAATACGTGGCCGAGACGGGCGACGGCGCGACCTGGGAGCGGCTACGCGACCACGTGCCTGCCGTACTGCAGGCGCTGCTGGCCCGCCGTGATTCGGCTGCGGGCTTGTTCCCCACCGACGAGACACCTGCCGACGACCCGATGGCGTTTCCGTTCCACTTTTCCAGCCACGTTCTGATCTGGCGCGCGGTTAAGCTGCTGAACGGGCTGGACGACAGCCTCGATTACGAGGCGCTGGCGGACGAGATCCGCGAGCAGGCGCTGGTTGCCTTCGCCACACAGCGCGACGGTGTGCCGCTGTTCGCCTACGCGACCGACGGCGCGGGGCAGGTGCACTTCTATCACGACGCCAACGACGTGCCGCTGGCGCTGGCTCCGGTGTGGGGCTTCGTTGAGCCGGACGATCCGGTCTGGCGCGCGACGGTGGACTTCGCATTTTCGCCGGCCAACGTGGGCGGGTACTACGCCGGGCGGCTCGGCTCGGTGCATACGCGGGCGGCGTGGCCGCTGGGCGATGCACAGGATATCATCGTAGCTCGGACGCTGAAAGATGCCGACCGCGAGCGGCGCGCGTGGGAGCGGCTGCACGCGGCGGCGCAGTGGGACGGCGCGCTGCCCGAAGCGGTCGATCCGGCCACGAACGCGGTCGCCTCGCGGCACTGGTTCGCGTGGCCGAACGCGCTCGCGGCGTGGCTGGCGCTGGACGAATCGGGGTGA
- a CDS encoding ABC transporter substrate-binding protein, with protein sequence MKVRTALFILVIAALVLPVAAINAQDQVELRITWYDDGNESQVIREELDAFEAENPDIKVTLDVVPYQSILENLPLQLGAGEGPDIARVTDLGGLSQYYFDLTPYLEDPAYWEENFGPYLQWLRPLGETEGIYGIQNQLTVTGPYINRTLYEQAGVAVPWEEKEAVTWEEFAASCKSVADTLDTGDIFGLAMDRSGHRFAGMAISYGAQFFDEDGHPIVTDEGFRKAAELFIQWHEDGTMLYDIWAATPGYAAANEEFANGQLACYMSGSWQVQQFSNTIGDAFDWEVVPFPCGDSSCTGMPGGAALVAIAGTEHPEEVGRVMDYLASEDVLRDFHAKTLFVPAHAGIAASGVPFETDQPLAKAALDVWSSDVANIDPIAFELQGYPQNRIVLDSIRDRLAQVIVGELSLDDAIQRIQEDIDTGLAELEQ encoded by the coding sequence ATGAAAGTACGGACTGCACTTTTCATACTTGTGATCGCGGCGCTGGTGCTGCCGGTGGCGGCGATCAACGCGCAGGATCAGGTGGAGCTGCGCATCACGTGGTATGACGACGGCAACGAAAGCCAGGTCATTCGCGAGGAATTGGACGCGTTCGAGGCGGAAAACCCCGACATCAAGGTGACCCTCGACGTGGTCCCCTACCAGTCCATCCTCGAAAACCTGCCGCTCCAGTTGGGCGCGGGTGAAGGTCCCGACATCGCGCGCGTGACCGACCTCGGCGGTCTGTCGCAGTACTACTTCGACCTGACGCCCTACCTCGAAGACCCGGCCTACTGGGAAGAGAACTTTGGTCCCTATCTCCAGTGGCTGCGCCCGCTCGGCGAAACCGAGGGCATCTACGGCATCCAGAACCAGCTCACCGTGACCGGCCCCTACATCAACCGCACGCTGTACGAACAGGCGGGCGTGGCCGTTCCGTGGGAAGAAAAAGAAGCCGTGACGTGGGAAGAGTTCGCCGCGTCGTGCAAGTCCGTCGCTGACACGCTGGACACGGGCGACATCTTCGGGCTGGCGATGGACCGCAGCGGCCACCGCTTCGCGGGCATGGCGATCAGCTATGGTGCGCAGTTCTTCGACGAAGACGGCCACCCGATCGTGACGGATGAGGGCTTCCGCAAGGCCGCCGAGCTGTTCATCCAGTGGCACGAAGACGGCACGATGCTGTACGACATTTGGGCGGCGACGCCCGGTTACGCTGCCGCGAACGAAGAGTTCGCTAACGGGCAGCTGGCGTGCTACATGTCCGGCAGTTGGCAGGTGCAGCAGTTCAGCAACACCATCGGCGACGCGTTCGACTGGGAAGTGGTCCCGTTCCCGTGCGGCGATTCGAGCTGCACCGGGATGCCGGGCGGCGCGGCGCTGGTTGCCATCGCGGGCACGGAACACCCCGAAGAAGTGGGCCGCGTGATGGACTATCTGGCGAGCGAGGACGTGCTGCGTGACTTCCACGCGAAGACCCTGTTCGTGCCGGCGCACGCCGGGATCGCGGCCAGTGGCGTGCCGTTCGAGACGGATCAGCCGCTGGCGAAGGCTGCGCTCGACGTGTGGTCGTCAGACGTCGCCAACATCGACCCGATCGCCTTCGAGCTTCAGGGCTACCCGCAGAACCGCATCGTGCTGGACAGCATCCGCGACCGTCTGGCGCAGGTGATCGTCGGCGAGCTGTCGCTGGATGACGCGATCCAGCGCATTCAGGAAGACATCGACACCGGGCTGGCCGAGCTGGAGCAGTAG